The following are from one region of the Streptomyces fradiae genome:
- the ligA gene encoding NAD-dependent DNA ligase LigA, with amino-acid sequence MTTTAAPALSLTDRAAYESAVEQALAASAAYYGDGETTLDDASYDALARGIAGYELAHPEHVRADSPTGKVGGGVAPVGEVAHTVAMLSLDNVFDAEGLVKWDASLARRIDHPVAGGYAVEPKLDGAAMAARYRDGRLVQLVGRGNGAQGEDLSHAIGSIVGLPTEVPGGATVEIRGEVLLTRAQFERANEIRAAHNAKPFSNPRNGTAGTLRAKDRPYTIETTFFAYGAVELDGAGFLAGAGGSHEAVMARVAALGVQTTTATEIGLRVYGTLAEAQARVEEIQRLRAELPFGIDGVVVKANDHAEQDAAGSGTRHPHWAIAYKLPPVEARTKLLAVEWNIGRTGHIAPRAVLEPVEVDGSTVTYATLHNPAFIRNTGLMVGDTVVLYKAGDIIPRVEAPVVALRTGAETEIPLPEACPGCGGEIDTSGERWECAGGASGGCGKLPALRYAVGRDQLDIDGLGVTYLEALVEAGLVDDVADLFFLTREQLAEATGSDKRADALIGRLAAAKEQPLNRVFCALGVVRTGRTLSREIARHFGTMDAVRAATPEELAEVKKLPAANAPKIAAHIAALGPVIDKLVAAGVNMTEPAADRADAPGSRPLAGETVVVTGGMHGPLAGLNRNAMNELIERAGGTASGSVSKKTTILVAGEGAGSKLAKAEQLGTRVLGEEEFATLIADHLA; translated from the coding sequence ATGACGACGACTGCTGCACCTGCCCTTTCGCTGACCGACCGTGCCGCCTACGAGAGCGCGGTCGAACAGGCCCTCGCCGCGAGCGCCGCGTACTACGGGGACGGCGAGACGACGCTCGACGACGCCTCCTACGACGCGCTCGCCCGGGGCATCGCCGGCTATGAGCTGGCGCATCCGGAGCATGTGCGGGCGGACTCGCCGACCGGGAAGGTCGGCGGGGGCGTGGCGCCGGTGGGCGAGGTGGCGCACACCGTGGCCATGCTGTCGCTGGACAACGTCTTCGACGCCGAGGGCCTGGTGAAGTGGGACGCGTCGCTGGCCCGGCGGATCGACCACCCGGTGGCGGGCGGTTACGCGGTGGAGCCGAAGCTGGACGGGGCGGCGATGGCCGCGCGGTACCGGGACGGGCGGCTGGTGCAGCTGGTGGGGCGGGGGAACGGTGCGCAGGGCGAGGACCTGAGCCATGCGATCGGCTCGATCGTGGGTCTGCCCACGGAGGTGCCGGGCGGGGCCACGGTGGAGATACGGGGTGAAGTGCTGCTGACCCGCGCGCAGTTCGAGCGGGCGAACGAGATACGGGCCGCGCACAACGCCAAGCCCTTCTCCAATCCGCGCAACGGCACGGCCGGCACCCTGCGGGCCAAGGACCGGCCCTACACGATCGAGACGACCTTCTTCGCGTACGGGGCGGTGGAGCTGGACGGTGCGGGCTTCCTCGCGGGGGCGGGCGGGAGCCACGAGGCCGTGATGGCACGGGTCGCGGCGCTGGGGGTGCAGACCACGACCGCGACCGAGATCGGGCTGCGCGTGTACGGCACGCTCGCCGAGGCGCAGGCGCGGGTCGAGGAGATCCAGCGGCTGCGGGCGGAGCTGCCGTTCGGGATCGACGGGGTGGTGGTCAAGGCGAACGACCACGCCGAGCAGGACGCCGCCGGTTCCGGTACGCGGCACCCGCACTGGGCCATCGCGTACAAGCTGCCGCCGGTGGAGGCGCGGACGAAGCTGCTCGCCGTGGAGTGGAACATCGGCCGCACCGGGCACATCGCGCCGCGCGCCGTCCTGGAGCCGGTGGAGGTGGACGGCAGCACCGTCACGTACGCGACGCTGCACAACCCGGCGTTCATCCGGAACACCGGCCTGATGGTGGGCGACACCGTCGTGCTGTACAAGGCGGGCGACATCATTCCGCGGGTGGAGGCGCCGGTGGTGGCGCTGCGCACGGGCGCGGAGACCGAGATTCCGCTGCCCGAGGCGTGCCCGGGGTGCGGCGGCGAGATCGACACGTCCGGCGAGCGGTGGGAGTGCGCGGGCGGGGCGAGCGGCGGCTGCGGCAAGCTGCCCGCGCTGCGGTACGCGGTGGGCCGCGACCAGCTCGACATCGACGGGCTCGGCGTGACCTATCTGGAGGCGCTGGTCGAGGCCGGTCTCGTGGACGACGTCGCCGATCTGTTCTTCCTCACCCGCGAGCAGCTCGCCGAGGCCACCGGCAGTGACAAGCGTGCCGATGCGCTGATCGGCCGGCTGGCCGCGGCGAAGGAGCAGCCGCTGAACCGGGTGTTCTGCGCGCTCGGCGTGGTGCGCACCGGGCGGACGCTGTCGCGGGAGATCGCCCGGCACTTCGGCACCATGGACGCCGTCCGGGCGGCGACGCCGGAGGAGTTGGCGGAGGTGAAGAAGCTCCCCGCCGCCAACGCGCCGAAGATCGCGGCCCACATAGCCGCGCTCGGCCCGGTCATCGACAAGCTGGTCGCCGCCGGGGTGAACATGACCGAGCCCGCGGCCGACCGGGCGGACGCCCCGGGCAGCCGGCCGCTGGCGGGCGAGACGGTCGTCGTCACCGGCGGTATGCACGGCCCGCTGGCGGGGCTCAACCGCAACGCGATGAACGAGCTCATCGAGCGCGCGGGCGGCACGGCCTCCGGCAGCGTGTCGAAGAAGACGACCATCCTCGTCGCGGGCGAGGGCGCCGGCTCGAAGCTCGCCAAGGCCGAGCAGCTCGGCACCCGGGTGCTCGGCGAGGAGGAGTTCGCGACCCTGATCGCCGACCACCTGGCCTGA
- a CDS encoding TerD family protein, with the protein MITLTKEDGPADLDGVTHLSIGVSWDPTAGSTGGVLGKLRRKTGTDLDLIAVAMQGADPVRLAGLDSLDPMGNGSLIHSGDNQTGHGAGDDETVTVEFARIPANITSIVFVAAAYKKGSSFQKARNISFKVYDATGGSSQQVADIWPSLLTQDNGCAVAKAMRVGTSWKLEVINVTGKIKQGDEHALMRFAVSK; encoded by the coding sequence ATGATCACGCTGACCAAGGAAGACGGCCCGGCAGACCTCGACGGGGTGACCCACCTGTCCATCGGCGTCTCCTGGGACCCCACCGCCGGCAGCACCGGCGGAGTGCTGGGCAAGCTGCGCCGCAAGACCGGTACCGACCTCGACCTGATCGCCGTCGCCATGCAGGGCGCCGACCCGGTGCGCCTGGCCGGCCTCGACTCGCTCGACCCGATGGGCAACGGCTCGCTGATCCACAGCGGCGACAACCAGACCGGCCACGGCGCCGGCGACGACGAGACCGTCACCGTCGAGTTCGCGCGGATCCCGGCCAACATCACGTCGATCGTGTTCGTCGCCGCCGCGTACAAGAAGGGCAGCTCCTTCCAGAAGGCCCGCAACATCAGCTTCAAGGTGTACGACGCGACCGGCGGCAGCTCGCAGCAGGTCGCCGACATCTGGCCCAGCCTGCTCACCCAGGACAACGGCTGCGCCGTGGCCAAGGCGATGCGCGTCGGCACCTCCTGGAAGCTCGAGGTCATCAACGTCACCGGCAAGATCAAGCAGGGGGACGAGCACGCCCTGATGCGCTTCGCGGTCAGCAAGTAG
- a CDS encoding HEAT repeat domain-containing protein — protein MTTNNTDPAVLRGLEHAGASVRLKAALTIGSRPDPAYVGALVERCAVEPEFQVREMLTWALTRHAAAVTVPLLVAEVRSGRVRARSQALHTLSKIGDGRAWPVITPALLADADDEVARSAWRAAVVLVPEGEEGALAVVLAGQLGRGGRETRLSLSRALIALGTVMLPPVAAATAHPDPRVRAHALATERLWRDPDAGFEFAIEEAKRVVALGGAGEEGR, from the coding sequence ATGACCACGAACAACACGGACCCGGCGGTGCTGCGCGGACTTGAGCACGCCGGCGCGTCCGTGCGCCTGAAGGCGGCACTGACGATCGGTTCGCGCCCGGACCCGGCGTATGTCGGCGCGCTCGTCGAACGGTGCGCGGTGGAGCCGGAGTTCCAGGTACGGGAGATGCTGACGTGGGCACTGACCCGGCACGCGGCGGCTGTGACGGTCCCGCTGCTCGTGGCCGAGGTCCGTTCGGGACGGGTGCGGGCGCGGAGTCAGGCGCTGCACACGCTGTCCAAGATCGGGGACGGGCGGGCGTGGCCGGTGATCACGCCGGCGCTGCTCGCCGACGCCGACGACGAGGTGGCGCGCAGCGCCTGGCGGGCGGCGGTGGTGCTCGTGCCGGAGGGTGAGGAGGGTGCGCTGGCCGTAGTGTTGGCGGGGCAACTCGGGCGCGGCGGGCGCGAGACCCGGCTGAGCCTGAGCCGGGCGCTCATCGCACTCGGGACGGTGATGCTGCCGCCCGTGGCCGCCGCGACGGCGCACCCCGACCCGCGGGTGCGGGCGCACGCGCTCGCCACGGAGCGGCTGTGGCGGGACCCGGACGCCGGCTTCGAGTTCGCGATCGAGGAGGCGAAGCGCGTCGTGGCCCTCGGCGGGGCAGGCGAGGAGGGACGGTAG
- a CDS encoding HEAT repeat domain-containing protein: MRIGEVARHSGVSARMLRHYEALGLVRPTGRSGTGYREYSDENIRRIFHIESLRSLGLSLRDVGRALDDPGFAPAELVEDLVRRTEERIAAETELLTRLRRIGAAEPAGWEDVLQTVALLQALRSASPGARQRAALSAAEEVPVPVEALVEAVFGEADPNVAGALRWALAQSGGERGAELLAQGLGSPSAPVRKRAVRSLAELPGDAATAHLTDALAHADVVVRRYAALALGARGVADAIPTLVEMVVVGRNDSDAADALSALAADPALADRIATGLVDRLAHGGREPAARRRLTQALAGVPGATTSRALAELARDPDPGVALTATYVLSLRAAG, from the coding sequence GTGCGGATCGGTGAGGTCGCGCGGCACTCGGGGGTCAGCGCCCGGATGCTGCGGCATTACGAGGCGCTGGGCCTGGTGCGGCCGACGGGCCGCAGCGGCACGGGCTACCGGGAGTACTCCGACGAGAACATCCGGCGGATCTTCCACATCGAGAGCCTGCGGTCCCTGGGGCTTTCGCTGCGCGATGTCGGGCGCGCGCTCGACGACCCCGGCTTCGCGCCGGCGGAGCTCGTCGAGGACCTGGTCCGCCGGACCGAGGAGCGGATCGCGGCCGAGACGGAGTTGCTCACCCGGCTGCGCCGGATCGGTGCCGCCGAGCCCGCCGGCTGGGAGGACGTCCTGCAGACCGTCGCGCTGCTGCAGGCGCTCCGGTCGGCCAGCCCGGGGGCGCGGCAGCGCGCGGCGCTCTCGGCGGCCGAGGAGGTGCCCGTACCGGTGGAGGCGCTGGTCGAGGCCGTGTTCGGCGAGGCCGATCCGAACGTGGCCGGGGCGCTGCGCTGGGCCCTGGCGCAGTCGGGCGGGGAGCGGGGTGCCGAACTCCTCGCGCAGGGCCTGGGTTCGCCCTCCGCCCCCGTACGGAAGCGGGCCGTCCGGTCGCTCGCGGAGCTCCCGGGTGACGCGGCGACCGCGCACCTGACGGACGCCCTCGCCCACGCCGATGTCGTGGTGCGCCGGTACGCGGCGCTTGCGCTCGGCGCGCGCGGGGTGGCCGACGCGATCCCGACGCTCGTCGAGATGGTGGTCGTGGGACGGAACGACAGCGACGCCGCCGACGCCCTGAGCGCGCTGGCCGCCGACCCGGCCCTGGCGGACCGGATCGCGACCGGGCTCGTCGACCGCCTGGCCCACGGCGGCCGCGAACCGGCCGCGCGCCGCCGCCTGACCCAGGCCCTCGCGGGCGTCCCCGGCGCCACGACCTCCCGCGCCCTGGCGGAGCTGGCCCGGGACCCGGACCCGGGCGTCGCCCTGACGGCGACATACGTGTTGTCGCTGCGCGCGGCCGGCTAG
- a CDS encoding pyruvate carboxylase: MFRKVLVANRGEIAIRAFRAGYELGARTVAVFPHEDRNSLHRLKADEAYEIGEPGHPVRAYLSVEEIIRAARLAGADAVYPGYGFLSENPELARACEEAGITFVGPDVRTLELTGNKARAVAAARAAGVPVLGSSAPSTDVDELVAAAEEIGFPIFVKAVAGGGGRGMRRVEDRAALRESIEAAAREAESAFGDATVFLERAVVDPRHIEVQILADGEGNVIHLYERDCSVQRRHQKVIELAPAPNLDPAVRQRICEDAVRFAREIGYRNAGTVEFLLDPDGNHVFIEMNPRIQVEHTVTEEVTDIDLVQSQLRIAAGETLTDLGLSQESVVLRGAALQCRITTEDPANGFRPDTGMISAYRSPGGSGIRLDGGTTHAGSEVSAHFDSMLVKLTCRGRDFRAAVGRARRAVAEFRIRGVSTNIPFLQAVLDDPDFRAGQVTTAFIEQRPHLLTARHSADRGTKLLTYLADVTVNKPHGPRPELIAPAAKLPRLPDGPGAAGAPPAGSKQRLTALGPEGFARGLRDAPTIGVTDTTFRDAHQSLLATRVRTKDLLAVAPTVAHTLPQLLSLECWGGATYDVALRFLAEDPWERLAALREAVPNICLQMLLRGRNTVGYTPYPTEVTDAFVQEAAATGIDIFRIFDALNDVRQMRPAIDAVRATGTAVAEVALCYTADLSDPAERLYTLDYYLRLAEQIVEAGAHVLAVKDMAGLLRAPAAATLVSALRREFDLPVHLHTHDTAGGQLATYLAAIQAGADAVDGAVASMAGTTSQPSLSAIVAATDHSDRPTGLDLQAVGDLEPYWESVRRIYAPFEAGLDAPTGRVYHHEIPGGQLSNLRTQAVALGLGDRFEDVETTYAAADRMLGRLVKVTPSSKVVGDLALHLVGAGVAPEDFEAAPGRYDIPDSVVGFLHGELGTPPGGWPEPFRTKALQGRAGPKPMRDLTPDDHDGLAKDRRGTLNRLLFPGPTQAYETHRQAYGDTSVLDSKDFFYGLRPGKEYAVDFGPGVRLLIELEAIGEADERGMRTVLSTLNGQLRPIQVRDRAAAADLPLTEKADRADPGHVAAPFAGVVTLAVAEGDEVEAGATVATIEAMKMEASITAPKSGRVSRLAITRIQQVEGGDLLVELA, translated from the coding sequence ATGTTCCGCAAGGTGCTGGTGGCCAACCGCGGGGAGATCGCGATTCGCGCGTTCCGCGCCGGCTACGAACTGGGGGCGCGCACCGTCGCCGTCTTCCCGCACGAGGACCGCAATTCGCTGCACCGGCTCAAGGCCGACGAGGCGTACGAGATCGGGGAGCCCGGGCACCCCGTACGGGCCTACCTCTCCGTCGAGGAGATCATCCGGGCCGCCCGGCTCGCCGGCGCCGACGCGGTCTACCCCGGCTACGGCTTCCTGTCCGAGAACCCCGAACTCGCCCGCGCCTGCGAGGAGGCGGGCATCACCTTCGTCGGCCCGGACGTGCGGACCCTGGAACTGACCGGCAACAAGGCCCGCGCCGTCGCCGCCGCCCGTGCGGCCGGCGTCCCCGTGCTCGGCTCCTCCGCCCCCTCCACCGACGTCGACGAACTCGTCGCCGCCGCCGAGGAGATCGGCTTCCCGATCTTCGTCAAGGCCGTCGCCGGCGGCGGCGGGCGCGGCATGCGCCGCGTCGAGGACCGCGCCGCGCTGCGCGAGTCCATCGAGGCGGCGGCCCGCGAGGCCGAGTCCGCGTTCGGCGACGCCACCGTCTTCCTGGAGAGGGCCGTCGTCGACCCCCGCCACATCGAGGTGCAGATCCTCGCCGACGGCGAGGGCAACGTCATCCACCTCTACGAGCGCGACTGTTCCGTACAGCGCCGCCACCAGAAGGTCATCGAGCTCGCACCCGCCCCGAACCTCGACCCGGCCGTCCGGCAGCGCATCTGCGAGGACGCCGTCCGCTTCGCCCGCGAGATCGGCTACCGCAACGCGGGCACCGTCGAGTTCCTCCTCGACCCCGACGGCAACCACGTCTTCATCGAGATGAACCCGCGCATCCAGGTCGAGCACACGGTGACCGAGGAGGTCACCGACATCGACCTCGTCCAGTCCCAGCTGCGCATCGCCGCCGGCGAGACCCTCACCGACCTCGGCCTCTCCCAGGAGTCCGTGGTGCTGCGCGGCGCCGCCCTGCAGTGCCGCATCACCACCGAGGACCCCGCCAACGGCTTCCGCCCGGACACCGGCATGATCAGCGCCTACCGCTCGCCCGGCGGCTCCGGCATCCGCCTCGACGGCGGCACCACCCACGCCGGCAGCGAGGTCAGCGCCCACTTCGACTCCATGCTGGTCAAACTGACCTGCCGGGGACGGGACTTCCGCGCCGCCGTCGGCCGCGCCCGGCGCGCCGTGGCCGAGTTCCGCATCCGCGGCGTCTCCACCAACATCCCCTTCCTGCAGGCCGTCCTCGACGACCCGGACTTCCGGGCCGGGCAGGTCACCACCGCCTTCATCGAACAGCGCCCGCACCTGCTCACCGCCCGCCACTCGGCCGACCGCGGCACGAAACTCCTCACCTACCTCGCCGACGTCACCGTCAACAAGCCCCACGGCCCCCGGCCCGAGCTGATCGCCCCCGCCGCCAAGCTGCCCCGCCTGCCCGACGGCCCGGGCGCCGCGGGCGCGCCACCCGCCGGCTCCAAGCAGCGGCTCACCGCCCTCGGCCCCGAGGGCTTCGCCCGCGGCCTCCGCGACGCGCCGACCATCGGCGTCACCGACACCACCTTCCGCGACGCCCACCAGTCGCTCCTCGCCACCCGGGTCCGCACCAAGGACCTGCTCGCCGTCGCCCCCACGGTGGCGCACACCCTGCCGCAGCTGCTCTCCCTCGAATGCTGGGGCGGCGCCACCTACGACGTCGCGCTCCGCTTCCTCGCCGAGGACCCCTGGGAACGGCTCGCCGCCCTGCGCGAAGCCGTACCGAACATCTGCCTGCAGATGCTGCTCCGCGGCCGCAACACCGTCGGCTACACCCCGTACCCCACCGAGGTCACCGACGCCTTCGTGCAGGAGGCCGCCGCCACCGGCATCGACATCTTCCGCATCTTCGACGCGCTCAACGACGTACGCCAGATGCGGCCCGCCATCGACGCCGTGCGCGCGACCGGCACCGCCGTCGCCGAGGTCGCCCTCTGCTACACCGCCGACCTCTCCGACCCGGCGGAGCGCCTCTACACCCTCGACTACTATCTGCGGCTCGCCGAGCAGATCGTCGAGGCCGGCGCCCACGTCCTCGCCGTCAAGGACATGGCCGGCCTGCTCCGCGCCCCCGCCGCGGCGACGCTGGTCTCGGCGCTGCGCCGGGAGTTCGACCTGCCGGTGCACCTGCACACCCACGACACGGCGGGCGGCCAGCTCGCCACCTACCTCGCGGCGATCCAGGCCGGCGCCGACGCCGTCGACGGCGCCGTCGCCTCCATGGCCGGCACCACCTCCCAGCCCTCGCTGTCCGCGATCGTCGCCGCGACCGACCACTCCGACCGGCCCACCGGCCTCGACCTGCAGGCCGTCGGCGACCTGGAGCCGTACTGGGAGAGCGTCCGCCGGATCTACGCCCCCTTCGAGGCCGGACTCGACGCGCCGACCGGGCGCGTCTACCACCACGAGATCCCCGGCGGCCAGCTCTCCAACCTGCGCACCCAGGCCGTCGCCCTCGGCCTCGGCGACCGCTTCGAGGACGTCGAGACCACCTACGCCGCCGCCGACCGGATGCTCGGCCGGCTCGTGAAGGTCACGCCGTCGTCGAAGGTCGTCGGCGACCTCGCCCTGCACCTCGTCGGCGCCGGCGTCGCCCCCGAGGACTTCGAGGCGGCACCCGGGCGCTACGACATCCCCGACTCGGTCGTCGGCTTCCTCCACGGCGAACTGGGCACCCCGCCCGGCGGCTGGCCCGAACCCTTCCGCACCAAGGCCCTCCAGGGCCGCGCCGGACCCAAGCCGATGCGGGACCTCACCCCGGACGACCACGACGGCCTCGCCAAGGACCGGCGCGGCACGCTGAACCGGCTGCTCTTTCCCGGCCCGACGCAGGCGTACGAGACGCACCGCCAGGCGTACGGCGACACCAGCGTCCTCGACAGCAAGGACTTCTTCTACGGGCTGCGCCCCGGCAAGGAGTACGCCGTCGACTTCGGCCCCGGCGTGCGCCTGCTCATCGAGCTGGAGGCGATCGGCGAGGCCGACGAACGCGGAATGCGCACCGTCCTGTCCACCCTCAACGGACAGCTCCGCCCCATCCAGGTCCGCGACCGGGCCGCCGCGGCCGACCTCCCGCTCACCGAGAAGGCCGACCGCGCCGACCCCGGCCATGTGGCGGCCCCGTTCGCGGGCGTCGTCACCCTGGCCGTGGCCGAGGGCGACGAGGTCGAGGCCGGCGCGACCGTCGCCACCATCGAGGCCATGAAGATGGAGGCCTCCATCACCGCCCCGAAGTCCGGCCGCGTCTCCCGCCTCGCCATCACCCGTATCCAGCAGGTGGAGGGCGGCGACCTGCTCGTCGAGCTGGCCTGA
- a CDS encoding SOS response-associated peptidase: MCGRYASTRSPQDLTQLFDVTEWRPEETLAPSWNVAPTDPVYAVLERPARDGGEKGEVRRELRALRWGLVPSWAKDPKGGARMINARVETVHEKPAYRKAFAKRRCLLPADGFYEWDPVKDEATGKVRKQPYFIHPADDSVMALAGLYEYWRDPDVADPDDPGAWLMTCTIITTEATDEAGRVHPRMPLALTPDHYDTWLDPHHQDTHDLRALLGSPADGRLDALAVSPAVNSVRNNGPHLLDPAT; encoded by the coding sequence ATGTGCGGCCGATACGCCTCCACCCGGAGTCCCCAGGACCTGACCCAGCTGTTCGACGTGACCGAGTGGCGCCCCGAGGAGACGCTGGCGCCCAGCTGGAACGTCGCGCCCACCGACCCCGTGTACGCCGTGCTCGAACGGCCCGCCCGCGACGGCGGTGAGAAGGGGGAGGTGCGGCGCGAGCTGCGGGCGCTGCGCTGGGGACTCGTACCGTCGTGGGCGAAGGACCCGAAGGGCGGTGCGCGGATGATCAACGCACGCGTCGAGACCGTGCACGAGAAGCCCGCGTACCGCAAGGCCTTCGCCAAGCGGCGCTGTCTGCTGCCCGCCGACGGCTTCTACGAGTGGGACCCGGTCAAGGACGAGGCGACCGGCAAGGTCCGCAAGCAGCCGTACTTCATCCACCCCGCCGACGACTCCGTGATGGCGCTCGCGGGCCTGTACGAGTACTGGCGCGACCCCGACGTCGCGGACCCCGACGACCCCGGCGCCTGGCTGATGACCTGCACCATCATCACCACCGAGGCCACCGACGAGGCCGGCCGGGTGCACCCCCGCATGCCGCTCGCCCTCACCCCCGACCACTACGACACCTGGCTCGACCCGCACCACCAGGACACCCACGACCTGCGCGCGCTGCTCGGCAGCCCGGCCGACGGGCGCCTCGACGCCCTTGCCGTCTCCCCGGCCGTCAACAGCGTCCGGAACAACGGCCCGCACCTCCTCGACCCCGCCACCTGA
- a CDS encoding cytochrome P450: MSESPQTVTTPTTRQPGCPFDPPAELTEARERGPISPFTHIGGKAGWLVTGHDLVRSVLADPRFSARKELLNVVDFEIPPAPPGEFLLMDDPQHSRYRKPLVSRFTARRMRLLTERIEQITADCLDAMEAAGPTADLVTAFGKPIPTIVICEILGVPYQDRASFQEQIDTFMGGETSDEDLIAAYTATQEYLAELVTAKRAHPTDDVLSELTETDLTDEELKGISLILLAAGFDTTANMLSLGTFALLQHPDQLAALREDPTLIDQAVEELLRYLSVAKSFMRTALEDVELGGETVKAGTTVFLAYNTANRDPERFDDPHVLDIRRKPVPGGHLAFGHGIHLCLGQQLARIEMRAAFTALLDRFPTLRLAVPAEEVVLRPETADIYGVKSLPVTWDV, translated from the coding sequence ATGAGTGAATCCCCGCAGACCGTCACGACGCCGACGACGCGACAGCCCGGCTGCCCCTTCGACCCGCCGGCCGAGCTGACCGAGGCCCGCGAGCGGGGCCCCATCAGCCCCTTCACGCACATCGGCGGCAAGGCCGGCTGGCTGGTCACCGGCCACGACCTCGTCCGGTCCGTCCTCGCCGACCCGCGGTTCAGCGCCCGCAAGGAACTCCTGAACGTGGTCGACTTCGAGATCCCGCCGGCCCCGCCCGGCGAGTTCCTGCTCATGGACGACCCGCAGCACAGCCGCTACCGCAAGCCCCTGGTCAGCCGGTTCACCGCGCGCCGGATGCGGCTGCTCACCGAGCGCATCGAGCAGATCACCGCCGACTGCCTGGACGCGATGGAGGCGGCCGGGCCGACGGCGGACCTCGTCACCGCGTTCGGCAAGCCCATCCCCACCATCGTCATCTGCGAGATCCTCGGCGTCCCGTACCAGGACCGGGCCTCCTTCCAGGAGCAGATCGACACCTTCATGGGCGGTGAGACCAGCGACGAGGACCTGATCGCCGCGTACACGGCGACGCAGGAGTACCTGGCGGAGCTCGTCACCGCCAAGCGCGCCCACCCCACCGACGACGTGCTCAGCGAACTCACCGAGACCGACCTGACCGACGAGGAGCTGAAGGGGATCTCGCTGATCCTCCTCGCCGCCGGGTTCGACACCACCGCGAACATGCTCTCCCTCGGCACCTTCGCCCTGCTCCAGCACCCGGATCAGCTCGCCGCGCTGCGCGAGGACCCGACGCTGATCGACCAGGCCGTCGAGGAGCTGCTGCGCTACCTCAGCGTCGCCAAGTCCTTCATGCGGACGGCGCTCGAGGACGTCGAGCTCGGCGGAGAGACCGTCAAGGCCGGCACCACCGTGTTCCTCGCGTACAACACCGCCAACCGCGACCCCGAGCGCTTCGACGACCCCCACGTCCTCGACATCCGCCGCAAGCCCGTCCCCGGCGGCCACCTCGCCTTCGGTCACGGCATCCACCTCTGTCTCGGCCAGCAGCTCGCCCGCATCGAGATGCGCGCCGCGTTCACCGCGCTGCTCGACCGCTTCCCGACGCTGCGCCTCGCCGTCCCGGCCGAGGAGGTCGTGCTGCGCCCGGAGACCGCCGACATCTACGGAGTGAAGAGCCTGCCGGTCACCTGGGACGTCTGA